The Rhododendron vialii isolate Sample 1 chromosome 3a, ASM3025357v1 nucleotide sequence ACTCACCTCCAACACGTCGTAATGATTTCTGTCgtaaacaaaaactacaaaagtCGCAGAAAGTTAAGAGCACGGGAGAGCATTGTGTTAGAATGAGAACATAactagatgttttttttttttttaaggataaCTGATTATATGACTAAGAAGGTAAAGTTAATGAattacttagagcatctccaaccataAACTGTTCGTCAGCGGCCCACTCCACAGAGTTCAAGTTCATGGTCCAGCCTTTATATCCACCAACGAAGTGATAGTTTATGGTTTCGAGTTGGACAGACTGCGCGGCACACAGGAACAGGGTTAGCATCCCTATGATACAAAGCTTGCAGTAATGTACATCTATATATactcaataagtcacaaaaattctGCATTGAATTTTTATTCACAAGATTATAAAGTGATTTTTTGATAGTCGAAAtaaagtctctttttttttaatcacctAGGGAGATAGGAATTTAACCTAAACAAGAATTAAGAAAGAACCAACCAAtataatttgggaaaaaaaaaaacgaccaCTACTACGAATCATAATCAAAATACCGTTACTAATAATAACAATCATAATAGAATCGATTAAGAAAGGTTTTTTTCCCATATCAAATCTTCAAAGATGATATTATACAGAAATTGTTCCCTCTGAATGTCTTTGGGAAATTATGAGATCTGACTTTAGGCCGGACACGTACATGAATTTGTGGAAAAGAGTTATCAAAGAGTTGTTCTGCTAAAATATACGGGTACCCTTGAAACTGATGAACTTCATTCTGAACTGGAAGATCTTGAAAAGGCCAGAAGGGTGATGTTCGATTGATAACGAGGATGGAGACCCGGCAAAAACGAACGGTGGGGTATAGGTGATCCTCTGCTCGGGCGAATTCGGTCCCCACCAGAGCACGAAACTCTGGAGGGATCGAATCGGAATCGTGAGGGATCGGGAaccgtatttttttttgctcggcaaatgAAGCACTTTTATATATTACGCCGGGGAATTCATCGTTTTTTGTGGGATCGGGATGACAGAGGTGCCCTATGGCCTCATCTGTTGGAGAGGTGAATGAAAGTGGCAGTCTTGACAATATTTATTGCTGCTGAATTAATCCCCACAAAGGATGAGAAGAAACGACTCATGATGATTTATGGGTatgttgatgatgatgatcaaaGAAAACACGCACATGTATGTATCTCTCTCCCAACATGCAtgggtagtatatatatatttgagtaACGCGTGCCAGCGAGATTCCATATTCCATCAGGACCTGgttttaaaaagttaaattaTTAATTGCTCTTATTGGCCTATTGGCTGTTGTTGTTTGGGTTCTTTCGGCTTTGAGCTCTTAAGGGATTTGAACTCTTAAGTTGAGTTGGATTTGGAATTAGATTGGTTGGATTTTAGAGtttaaaattgttttcttacaactgttggaaaaatggaattttaactAAAGAGAATTTAATGGGAACAACACCGCGGGAGGTGGGCCCAAGTGGGTTTTAAATATTCCTTGCTTAGGAGTTTTAAACCAGTGAAAGAATGAACAAACTCcattgagagatgaatgagaaattgtctctcaaagtAGGTTTCGGACCAACAACAGTGCACGGTTGGATGGTCAAAACTGAGTTGATTACCCAAAGTTATTATCCATGATTGCGTATTCAATTTCAGAaataataactgtatcagttttatttcataattgaattgcagaatcaattcccctattgattGAGAGGCTCCTCCATCATTGCAGCATTCATGGCAGAGGCTCCTCCTTCAGTTATAAAAGGAGACCTCTTCCTTTGGTTTCAACACACCAAATTAAACATACCGAAAATCCAAAGCTTTTCAGCTTCTGCAATATCGTTCCTCCTTTGAGAGAGAGTATAAACACAAGTTGGTTCGACGAGCAGCCTACGGTGGTGCTCTGGCGgctgagtggtaaccgagtcaaccTTGGGAGACGAACACTgacacaacctccagcaccggtgaggcggtgaatttgtcttaagggccCCGTTGAACAAAACGGGTCTTGGTTTGAAATTGCTAATTCTCTTTTACAGTTTATGTCTacatttcatattctgtaattttgcgattcatgttcatgttgaaatttctagaaattagtaaaatcgtGTATTGTTTTTCCGCACTATTTTCTTACAACAACTCCTTCACTCCACGGACTCCACCGTCTATTATACGCATTCTCGGTCCATTTAAATGCTTTTTATTGGCATGGTAATTCCGGACACAATTTGTTAACATGACATGGAATTGGAGGGATGGGGtcggcaattttttttacacgaATACGAATATTACACGGCCCAACAGCATGAAGACTAAACGGTACGAACATTGGTTACACTCGCATAACTTAAAAAGAACACATATAACAATGagcaagttaaaaaaaaaaatgcaattctgAGAGGAGATTTTGACTCTTTCTCACTACGATGGCGATCGTAAAAGAAAGATTGTCACTTTGGTGGCATCGGAGTATCACAGAATGGAAACACAACAATCAAGCCGTCAAAGCAAACATGGTGGCTCTTCAAGGGGTCGCCGACACATCCCTCGAGATAGAGTCGGCGCGAACGAGCAACTAAATCGAGGAGGAGGAGCTAGTAGTAGGCCATCCTCTAGCTTCTAGAGATATAGGATTCGGAACAATATTAGAATGACAAATGCTACAAAGTATTCCTGGGATATAAGTTTGTGGCACGAAGTTTACGATTCTTTTAATGCTTTAATTACATTTTCTTATATCCATTCTAACATTTAGTAATAATGACATTGAAAATATAAACCACTTCATTAAAAGAAgtcaaacaatattttaaatGGCAGAAATGACCATACGACTCTTCCTACTCTTCAATCTTTAAGGTGAGAAAGTCAACTATTAGAGTAAAATCTTAGTCTTCATAAGAATGGCAAAAAAACGTTAAAAAATTGTGCGGTTGGGACCAAAGTACCATATGACTTCATAATTGACCATATGACCATAGACTCTCTGTTTATCTTTCTATTCATGAGTTCCAAACCCAGCATAATACTACTCTTGAAtgcgttttttatttttgttatctcACTCGAGTTTTGTATTGTTGTTATACaactgtaaatttttttcctctcttctagacattaaaaattggaactcctaaatttttatttaattgtttgTTGTAGTATTATCcaattgttaatttttcataTTATAAAGATATTCTTctgtttgatagttttttttttttttcgagcattgttttgtttggaatatGGGTGCCGTCAAGCATTATTTTATTTGGAAAACAAGTTATGGgaacaaaagaagaaggaaatagGTGCCGTCAAGCATTTGCCTTATGTTgttccaaccaaaaaaaaaggttatcagtgcaaataaaaaataaaaaaaaacttgtttggaaaaaggatttcagtgcaaaaaataataataataaggcaATGCTTTTCCGAAACAGATTTTGCACTGAAAATCCCTCTCCGTCAAGCATTAGCATCCCTCTCCTTGTAGCTAGAAGACCAgacgaccaaaaaaaaaaaaatctctctcctcATACGTAATCTTCTTATTTGCCCTGAAAACCTTTCACCTACCTAACtaatttttaaaaggaaatgagGGTCATTAAAAAAAGTATTACAAACATTTATGAGTAGTTTAGAGAATTGTGGTGAAAAGTAATGCTTTTATGAGTATCCATAAACACAACTCATGGATTGAGGTATATTTATTGCACCTAAAGCATTAAAGAACCGTAAACGTGCGCCTCAAACTTATGCCCCAGGAGCACCTATTAGCGGGACCGCATTAGAATTTAGAAGCTGTTAATAGTAAATTTTCGAGAGAAAGGTATAACGAGATTCTTGTTTGATCATGTCCTTATTTAAGAGAGAAACGTATCTTGGTTTCGCTCAAAGCCTTATCGCGTGCATGAATTAATCTTGTTATAGAAAAACATGAAAAACGTCCATCTCAAAGAAGCCAAAAGTGTTAGGATCCAGGCAGGGACGAAACCAGGATTTTGTATACGTGGTGACCGAATTATGAACaagatttttaaattttaaggttcgggaatctaatagtttgtttggtttagatttgaATGAggttttttggaaaaatgaaaagagagagataaaaagagaaatgagattaataattaaagTAAAAACTTATGGGAGTCCGTGTGTAAAGAGAGTAATTGGGTTTCGAGatccaaaacgaacacattcttaaatcatttaaatgtctaaataacacccaaaacaaaatacaatataGTGTTCTtaataggcaaaaaaaaaaattaatttaaaaaaaataaacttggaaacaTACGccccaaaagaaaatgaatggtCCAAATGACCGTACCAGGCCTCAAAAGAAGCACATGAAAGAAGAATGTAATTAGAGATAGCCTGAATATCAGGCAAGTGCTTGACTAGGTTGCGAGTTCTTGTGCTCTAGTATTTAAAACTCTGGTTGTACTCTTATGTGGTACTCTCTTtaagttttattgaattttccgcttgactgaaaaaaaaagaagcgtCTCGATTCCGACTGGACCCAAAAATGAACGAACGAAAATCATAcattttgtgattttgttttacTCCCACATTCATCTCCCCATCTCTTATACATACACATGTAACACACACCCACAAAATTCACACGTATATACACACCCGGGCTATTGAATAATATATTTCATGCCATTGGTACTGGTActagggaggagagagaaggcaTGAGATCAGGTTAattaggaggaagaggaagaatgCATGAGAGGGTTAGGAGGAAGTGGAAGAACGCATGAGGCTCATGGGTTAGGTGGAAGAGAAAGAATGCGTGAGTCTGCTGTGGCCAGGCGGGCGGGGTTTCTTGTTGCCAAAGGTTTTGCTATAAATGAGGTCCTTGAGGATCAAGTTCTGAGGAATTAGTATCGGAGATTATGTGTTACACACAAATTTAGGTGTTACAACCATCAATTACCACCTCCAACCGGAGTCCAAACAAGCCTCAAACCCACTCcaccatcatcatcttcaacctCTGTCCATTTCCGCCATCTTTCCGAAATCCACTCCGAACCCGAAACCGAAGGTAGATATGTTTTCCCCCACCTCCCTTAGTATAATGTAGTAGTTAAGACCATAGGAACGGGTTTAAATCAActccaaacaaagaaaaatcagTTTTTGTCGAAACCACCCAAAACCAAAATGTACCTTACGGACGCAGGGTACCACCTCGCAACCGCAAGATTGGTACAAAAACAGAATATGTGTTTTCGTGTGTTGATTTTCTGTTATGATCTGTCGTGATCACATATATATTCTTTTTGTTAACTGTTATATATGTGTTGGACAGATTCAGTaaacttattttcatttctttagGTAAATACTACatttaaaaattttcttttaccttaatttatttaataaaaattagataTACCCCCATTTGAAACTAATAGCAatgtcaaaaacttcaaatttcaagtgcataaaaatttaaattttcaatgtTAGTACAAAACACAAAATTGCACGTTTTTTTCCCGAAGAAAATGGGATGAAACACCACCTTGTGCTTCACATAGAACTATGAAAATTTACAACTAGTCTTAGAATAATTCAAGAAACAATTATCGGGACTTTTTATTCCGTagttcaatatttttggaaaagacatgttttTATACTTAGCTAGATTCTTTGAAGGACAGACAACTAAGACAAGTAtaaaaacatactccctccgttcctttttaaatgtcctatttcgtaactccaacttattaaaaaaacatcatcattatacctttcacatcaattttttcctccactttctctacttacccatcatcattacactttttactcactaacttttcaaaatagaatctacttttaggaacaaaatagacaatgtaccaatttttacccgctaactttaccaaatggacacttattaagggacagttcaaaatggaatactggactataataaagggacggagggagtagtaattttgtgtgtgtatataacaTGAATGTTGTtagacaaaagaaaataaactataAGAATATATTCTAGCAGCAAATGTAGTTTAAATTGGTCAATAGAGTAATTTTGAACTTATGAGATTAGCCAGAGTAAGatggaaaattaaaaataaaattaaataataaaagTCAGGCGTTTATCATAATTTTAAAGTAAAAGAATTTTAGTCATACTTAATGACTTCGATGAGGAAAATTTAGTGTCAAGTATGACATTTGGCGAATAATAAACTATGAAGTTGTCCTAAGTCtgcaaaagatctcatcgaagGCCCCAAGAATTTACAATTTAATACTCAAGTATTTCCCCAGTGTGAAACAACGTAACATGTTCAGTTCTAATATCTCTACgatctacatatatatacttggaTTCTTAAATTGAATTTACCTGTTTGTACCAACAAATGACCGTCCGCTAAAAAGCCGTCAGGTGGTGCCGGCCCCACAAAATTTTTGATGTAACCAAAATATCGTTGGAATTAATGGTCCCTCCGTCTCGGGCCAATCATTTTGCTGTTAGTCTAGGGACTTACCTAGGATTACATCTCTAGCCTTCTCACCATTGGCGAACAAATCTGCAACTTCTTTCTTTGGCAGATCCGCTGTCGGATGAGATCTCATTTTTTCCTTACCTCTCATACATCAAATATCCCCCTATCACCATTCTATAATCCCAATATTATTGAGGGAGAAATATTCAGAGAGAACGTGCGAATAAGTAGGAAATGAGCGCAGTACATACACCTTAGACGAGCATTGAGAACATTactcttccaaatcttggtaaCTCGGGATTTTGTCGTCGTATACTCCATTGGGACTCTAGTGGTAGATTTCAATCGATGGAGTCCAATGGAGTATAGGACGACAAAATCATGAGTTACTGGGATTTGGAAGAGCAATGTTCTCGGCACTCGTCTATGGTACATGTATTGCGTTCATTCCCTACTTATTTGCACATTCTCTCGGAATATTTCTCCCTAGTTACATTGGGATTATAGACGATGATAAGGGTGATGTTTGATGTATGAGAGGTAGGGAAAATGAGATTGCATTCGACAATAGATCCGCCAAAGAATGACTACGTCCATTTGGTTGGCAAGGATTGACTACGTCTTCAACAATGCATCAATTCAGGTATATGGGAAGTACGGGATCTACTCAAAATCAGAGTGACAATGTGGATGAAAGCGAAGTTTAATATTAAGATCTATacagtggaggattttaagggtTGTTTAGATGGTATTCGAAAGGTGAAAGTGTAATGTAGCTTTGaggtgtgttttttttcatccaattgtTGGTTGGATGGgtgtttctgtttttcttttgtgcaGTTAAgctttttttatgctttcttgtTTATCCCTCGATGTTCTCTTTCAAGTTAGTATGTAAAATGTTTTGtttgccgaggaaaaaaaaaacagatcttGCTGACTTGTTCTCTGATCGATGGTGAGAAGGCTAGAGCCGTGATCCTAGGTAAGTCTCTAGACAAACCAACAGAATGATTGGCGCGAGAAGGAGGGACCATTAACGTTGCCACCCCTAATATGTAGACGAAATAAAACAGAAGTTCTTTAGGCGCCTTTCTGGTTCTTGAAGAAGCGTGGAACTTTGCAGACAATGATAATACCAATTAAGTTTGAGTGATGGTAATAATAGTACGCCATTAAAACTTATATGGTGGTTGTTCTGTAACTAAAACTCAGCTTCTTCACAACTAATTGCATGTGGGAGTCGTGAGAGTTTTCAAAATGGTAGGAGCACACTTGGTTTCGGATGATCAGACCTGTCTTGGACGTGGAACCTCAGAATTGAGGACTTGTGGAGATGCAGAATATCAACTCCGGTTCAaattttcgaatttaataaaattttcttttgccgagcaaaaaaaaaaaatctccggTTCAAACGGAAGCACAGAAAAAGAAGGAACTGTATATATCTGGGATCTGGCACTACCGTTGGGACGGTTTATTGCCCACCCCTCTCTCGGAAGTCGGAAGCTAGGTCCCCAAGGGAAATCACTCAGAGAACAAATCAAACTTAAGCCCTTAGACGGGCATTCCGCTATCCCGATTGTCTTACTGATTCTCTTCACCCAGGTATCTCCTTTGAAGGAGACGAAATGAATAGAATGTTTTTTTACTAGATATGAAGCAACTTTTAAGATTCTTAGAGATATATGGAAGTCGTTTAGATCAGACCCGTGGCTTAATCatacaaatattttattattagaTTGTGTCCGACCTTCTCGCTTTGAGGTAGATGATGCATATCCCCTGAGCAAAAGATAGCGTTATTTGCTATAAAACTCCCAATATACTAGAATAGAATACACGTGGATTCCGCTGATTAAATACGTACGTGTAGAACCCACATGCATATGGAGGATTCTGTTTAGTGTTGTGTTTGGATAGTTATGCACCTAGCATGTCTTTAACTCTTTGGCTTGACAAAAGTCAACATTATCTTGTTTTGTCCCATGTTTGCTCACTGCCCATTCACTGGCTAGGCTACGCATGCTTTGTGCTTACCAGGTGGCTAGCTATGTAGTCAGTGAACTAGAACAATTGTATTGTATAGTAAATTTGTTCTCTCTCTGTCCactcatttttattgtttttgaaataatgtcttaattttgttttatgtATACAACAATACTTATATAGCCTTACATTTTATACTCCGTCCATGTTCAAATGTAACCCATTTGAGAGAGCCTGCTCAACATTCGGATAAAAACAATTTTAGCGCaagtaaattttaaattttcaatattcaaaagatctcaaatagaactttcaatttttgtggaaaaaaaattctttacaagaataagttattttttgttctaaaaaTTGAGTCATTGAGCggccgttccgctttctttttaaacctttttttttttttccaaaaataaggcaatttcaagttcaaatataataaaatgaaaaataattttttttgatttttttacaccgtttaaaagatctcaatgaaatctatcaaacaattgataggaaaattatttacgtaaacacataatttttgagcttaaaattacctttcttttcaaaaagttcattttttgagAATGTGGAACGACACCTGACAAAACTCCCCCAAAAGAACAAACATACATGTAGATATGTTGAAGAACTTATGGAGAAAGACACATAAAATAATAAATCGCTTTTttatgtgtgttttgtgtgttttttttttttttttatctccattCAAGTGCCGTTTAAAGAAAGTGTACTGGAATACAATTCGTTTTTAGACCGAAAACATAGACAAACCAAACATGTGGTATCTTCTTATTTATTCGAATCTCATCCTTTATCATTTAGggtaatgaaaattttctttggcGATAAAAAAAGGGGCAGATGACTCAAATATATTAAGCCCCATTCCGCTcacttaaataagtacttatttaaaaaataattactttttcgttgaattaaaggtaatagattgtgaaagaatgacttatctcgtaaagcagaaaataaatacttaaaaaataaaaatctttggGCCGGGAACAGGGCAAACACATTATACAAGCACAAGAATAAtcacaaaaagaaataataataatacaagcATAAGATGAACAAGAGTCGACATGCATAGatattacaaaccaaattaaCCTAAACTGTTTTTCCGATGGATAAATTActtgcataaaaaaaataagaaatctaGAAATTAATTATGGATGTGGCTCCCTGGCTTACAACATCCAGGATCAAATATTGTCGACCCCAAACATAACTGGGAgcataagaaagaaaatataaaccttcttccaccaaaaaaaaGGATTGATCGACCCAACCAGCTTAAGAACTGAAGTCAAGATCACGTTTAGGGTGCATGTGTTTGCAGATGAGTACTCAGTCTGTGGCGGCAGCGGAGGAGGAGGTGTAGTCATGGACATCGATTGCTAGCTTAAGACCTTGAAGGCAACGATCTCTACTACTTATAAAGTAGTAAGGTTTAGCCTCGGTCAGTTTAAAAATACTCCCCATATCCGCATCTTTGGTCACGTTCATAAGCAAATTTCTATCATCGCAATTATCGTAGCCGCTTCGACTCACCTCCAACACGTCGTAATGATTCCTTTCGTAAACAAACACTACAAAAAAGTCGCAGAAAGTTAAGAGCACGGGAGCATTGTGTTAGAATGAGAACATAACtagatgtattttttttttttttgcatttttgcatAAAGGATAACTAATTATATAACTAAGAAGGTAAAGTTAATGAATTACTTAGAGCGTCTCCAACCATAAATTGTTCGTTAGCGGCCCACTCCGCAGGGTTCAAGTTCATGGTCCAGCCTTTCAATCCACCACCGACGGTGTGATAGTTTATGGATTCGAGTTGGTCAGACTGCGCGGCACACACACAGGACAGGGTTAGCATCCCTATAATACAAAGCTCGCAATAATGTATATCTATATATTctcaataagtcataaaaattcTGCGGtgaatttttattcaaaagattATAAAGTGATTTTTTGATAgttgaaataaaatattttttatttttttaaatcaccTGGGGGGATACGAATTTACCCTAAACAAGAATTAAGAAAGAATCAACCAatataatttggaaaaaaaaaaaaaacgaccaCTACTACGAATCATAATCAAAATACCGTTACTAATAATAACAATCATAATAGAATCGATTAAGAAAAGTTTTTTTCCCATATCAAATCTTCAAAGATGATATTATGCAGAAATTGTTCCCTCTGAAAGTCTTCCAAGACGACGACCTAAATTGGAACCACCTTTGGGAAATTATGAGATCTGACTTTAGGCCGGTCACGTACCTGAATTGATGGAAAAGAGTCATCAAAGAGTTGTTCCGCTGAAATATACGGGTACCCCAGAAACTGATGAACTTCATTGTCAACTGGGTGGTTTCGAGAAGGCCAGAAGGGTGATGTTCGATTAATAACGAGGATGGAGGCCCCACAAAAGCGAACGGTGGGGTATTGGTGATCCTTTGGACGGGCGAATTCGGTCCCCACCAGAGCACGAAACTCTGGAGGGATCGAATCGGAATCGTGAGGGATTGGGAACCGTATTATGCCAGGGAATTCATCGGTTTTTGTGGGATCGGGATGGCAGAGGAGGCGGCCTATGGCCTCATCTGTTGGAGAGGTGAATGAAAGTGGCAGTAGACCAAGTAGGAGTATTATCTTGACAATAGTCATTGCTGAATTAATTCTCACAAAGGATGAGAAGAAACGACTCATGATGATTTATGGGTatattgatgatgatgatcaaaGAAAACACGCACATGTATGTTAGTATGTATCTCTCTCCCAGCATGCATGggtagtgtgtgtgtatatatatatataactaacGCGTGCCAGGGGATTCCATATTCCATCAGGACCCGGTTTTAAAAAGATGGAGTAAATTATTAATTGCTCTTATTGGCGTATTGACTGTTGTTGTTTGGGTCCTTTCGGCTTTGAGTTCTTAAGGGATTTGAACTCTTAAGTTGAGTTGGATTTGGATTGAGATTGGTTGGATTTTAGAGTTTAAAATTGGATTGAATAATTTGGCCTCTTTCAAAGGTTGGGGTAAACCTCCTCGTGTTCCTGTTTTCTTACAACCCCTTCACTCCACCGTCTATCATACACATTCTCGGTCCATTTAAATGCTTTTTATTGGCGTGGTAATTCCGGACACAATCCGTTAACATGACACATAATTGGAGGATTGGGGTCGGCAGTTTTTTTGACATGAATACGAATATAACATGACCCAACAACATGAAAATTAAACATGAGGAGCACGGGTTACACTCGCATAACTCGAAAAGAACACAGATAACCATTTAACTTTCGTGTCGACTTGTTAACCCGAATCAACACGAACACGATACGATATTGGCCATGCCAACCCATATCCCGTACTTCTGTTTCCTTAAagattaattttgaattttctaatcagtagtgcgcatgaagaaatAGTGATTATCtaagaccaggagataccaaatagtgatcattttaggtatttaggctcaattattagtagagatgaaGAGATTactgatgatgtgacccatagaatccaagtggggtggctcaagtggagaagcactactggtgtactatgtgacaagagggtactcacaaatttgaaggaaaaattttatGGAATTGCCATAAGACCAGTGTTACTTTAttggacagaatgttggcctattaataAACAATATGTAATCAAGATAagtgtagcggaaatgaaaatgttgatgTGGAAGTGTgataagactagacgagacaagattagaaatgaaacaatccgtgagatggtaggtgtagcacctatagaggagaagttgaggaaaaataggctaaggtggtttgaaCATATTTACCATAGACTAGAAGATACAGTAGCTAAGAGAGCTGATAGAATAGCTCTAGATAGCAATGTTACGGGGAGggatagacctaaattgacattagatatTGTAGTgcacaaagatatgagtataatggatTTGTGTGAATAAGTGGCGGCCTTGACAAAAttcaatggaggaaacggatttatgtagccgaccttaagtgattgggacgtaaggcttgatttggtttggtttgatttggttcagtaaaagatttgattttttaaaatc carries:
- the LOC131319393 gene encoding uncharacterized protein LOC131319393, with amino-acid sequence MSRFFSSFVRINSAMTIVKIILLLGLLPLSFTSPTDEAIGRLLCHPDPTKTDEFPGIIRFPIPHDSDSIPPEFRALVGTEFARPKDHQYPTVRFCGASILVINRTSPFWPSRNHPVDNEVHQFLGYPYISAEQLFDDSFPSIQSDQLESINYHTVGGGLKGWTMNLNPAEWAANEQFMVGDALMFVYERNHYDVLEVSRSGYDNCDDRNLLMNVTKDADMGSIFKLTEAKPYYFISSRDRCLQGLKLAIDVHDYTSSSAAATD